Within the Medicago truncatula cultivar Jemalong A17 chromosome 4, MtrunA17r5.0-ANR, whole genome shotgun sequence genome, the region ATAGggcaaatcaaaatttgaattttggttgaaagagtatatatatttaatgtccACACGTCTTGAATAAGATTATCTTTGGATGAAgaaatttataaaaagaaaacaacaaaaacatgtttGCATTCAGTAAAATTCTTTGTTAATACAAAGCTAACTCGTTGTCTACTCCATTCACCAAGTTTATTAGACAAGGTTAAGATGTTGTCTTTaggttggttgaaagctaaaaaaacTACCTTTGTTTTTGGCACGCATCAGTGGTGGTCAAAcccttttgtttgtttggaattggCTAATGTTGTGTTCGTGTGCTTTATACAACTTGTGCTTTCGTGACTGCATTGTTTGTATTTATAAAATTCCACtttgacttgttaaaaaaaaatatatatattcttgttactcttttcattttcacttcaaaataaaaataaaaaatttgcttTATATATCAGTTAGAtaggtattttgttttatatttccaCAGACATGAGGTTGTTGTTGTGTgttgtttaaatttttgtaaaatattaaattaattttttttaatttagtctgttaaaaatgaaaaatgaactCAGGTTTCACCAAAAATTGTTTCTACAAAAAATTAGCCTactctcttaaaaaatactccGAGAAAAAGTGAAAGATTCTTATTATCCCATTTCTTCCATTCCCTTCAAAGTCATCAATTCCTTTCCCTTCTAACTCCTAAACAAAACCTTATAAAGATGTCTTATGTCCAACGTTGGATTTTCTGGATGTAAATCACcattttttagaggaattatAAGCGCAACTTAATTGGCAAAACTTGGAACGAATGCAAAACATTCCAAATATGAAAGGACTTCAGAACATTATTGATTACACTGCTCCATTGGTACAATCTGTGTGtttaaatattcttttaaatcGTGTGTCTAGTAAAAACAATCGCTGTTGCCCTTCTAATATTCAGAAAACCACATGGACATCCTTTCACATGGCAAGAATGACCTTAAAATATCTAGTTGCAAAACCTGAGATTTAAGTAAGGACAGTTGGAATAGACACTAAACAAAACATGGACAAACAAAAATTCTGTCTGTGACACGCCGGCATACAACTTACTAGGACAGCAGAAGCCAAATGaagtttcaatttggtcctgcTAAATGAAAAATTGGAACTCACTCAGGTTACTTTAGCAATCTGTTTTCCAGTGTACTTGTTTTGCCTTCAACTAACCCCAGAAAATTGCACTCAATCTACAATCCGATCTGGGATAAGATGGTACAACGTTATCTCAATATTTTTCCCTGTGATAAAAGCTAATAGTCTTACTATCctaaaaagaatattaataGTCCACTTTATAATGACACCATATGTGAGATGTGCTATCATCTGGTTACATATTCATCATTCTAAAATATGCTATAGTTAATTTGCTGTATTCTGAAACCGATTCGTCTTCTGAAATTTCGTAAAAATCACAATAAGTTTTCCTCCATTTGGATAACCTATGTCTCCGAGTCATtgtgtatataatattatatagatTACTGCTATTTGTTTAGAAAAGAAATATCATtgagtccaaaaaaaaaaaaaaaaggaaaattattatGTCAAAGTTaccaaaaaagagaaaaattggcGAAGTTACCTTCACTTGAACTCCATAGTAAGATAGAAATAAAAACTTATCCTAAAAATTGTCCTCTAGATACCCCAGTAGACATTTGTATAATCTACTGGTGTAAATAAATGCCCCAAGGCTATGTACAAGCAAAAAGGAGGAACACGGAAGTCCTTTGGAAACATATCTCGGGGAGACAGGTAAACTGCATGAATGTGAAATCCAAAATGGTTGATTCATCCCATCAAAAGCAGCAAAGCAATTTATGTTAGACCTGTACGCCTATATGATGTATATAAAGTCTCCTTCAAAGTCAATTTCTGTCTACAACTTCAGCTGGCAAGTTTAGATCAAAAAAGCCACCTTCTTTTCTGGCACGCTTACGAGAAGAACATCCACTCTCTTCTGACTGATTAAGCTCTGCTGTTACACCTACGCTTGCAGCATATATACAAGAATCCTTTTCACTCAGTAACATTTCTGAGCATCCACAAAGTCAAACTGAAGAAAACATATATAAGAACATTCATGACATGATAACACGATAAGAAAGCTCAAGATATAAATTAATTTGGCACCACTTTTTCATGTTACAACaactattttgaagaaaaaagtttaacttaaaacaataacaacaaataaaGCAAATAATGAGTTTCAATAAGCACCACAATGCaatatattcattcatatcCATACACAACTCGATCATGAAAATTAGATCCTTCCCAATTAACAATGGTTTTATTAAAATCACGGTGAAATCAAAGGTTAATAACCAAAACTAACCGATCCCCAAATAACTATGATCTCCCACATATATGCACATTGATGCAACAATACAAGTAATGGAATATTAATCAAGGAGAGTGTTTCATATGTTAACAGAGTTATCTTAGTCTATATATCGAGACTCCAACATGACCACAAAGTATATGTGTTGAGACATAGCAATGACTACCGATGTACTACAGTTAATACCATATAAACAAATTAGTTACTGATAACAGGTCAGAAGAATGCTTAGTACACTCAAAATTTCAGCATAAAGAGAGAAGCAAAGGGAGTTGCGATTCAGCTCAATATTCAAACCAAATCCAACAATAGACATTTACCCGTATTGTCAGCTTTATTGCTCCAACAAACCGGAAGCTCTGAAGCCTTCTCTATGCCCTTTGATTTATATGGTGCTATACTGTGGACACTACCGAGATTAATAGAATCTAATAAATCATTGTCGATGCACTCATACCTgcattcaatataaaaattcacaATCATCAATCTCAAATGTCAGATACGTACTAAAACCTCATTTAAAGCACAACACTtacatttttttacaaagatcATCAATGAGTGCAGACAGAGTTATTATCTGCATCCTTATCTCCATAAGCTTAGCATATTTAAAGGTGTCGAAAGGCTCCTCCAAAATCTTAGAAAGTTTTTCAACATTTGCCTCTAACTGCTGCTGTTGATCCTCAAATAAGTTCTGTTTCATTTCCCTTTCAGCTTCTGACATTTGTTCTTTAAAAAGCTCGTCTCCAAACATATAAAATGCAAACGCATATGAATATGAAAGGACGCGTCTAGATCTGAAAAGTCTCAAGAGTCCATTATTTACCCAGCTATAATCATTGAGTTCAGTTTTTTTTCGTCCAGAATGTTTTTCTTCCGTAATAGAAATCTTCCCTTGTATGATATCTTTCAGTTTACTTTCAAGCTTAAAGGAATCTGTGTGAGCTTTATACCGGTTATGATAATGCATGTACCTATAGAGATCCCTCTTTGCCCGCTCAGCTGATTTCTCTTGTTCTTTGTAGCGACCACAGCTGTGACCAGCTATACTTGACCAAGTATGATCACGGCCAGTAGCTCCACCACACAACCAACTGTAAAGAAAATGGGAAAAATTATTACTGGAAACACAAGTTCGTGTTAGCTTTAACAGTTGCAGACAGCACCTGATCCATATTATGAtacataaaacaacaacaacaacaacaacaataataacaacaacaacaaccaagcctttacggcaacatggatcaaattacgccataaaattaaattaatatatatgaccaagtaaaacataaattattacaTGGAAAAGTGTAATGACCGGGAACAAGTTGGATGAGAATATATAATGCAAGAAGGAATACTCACCAAAATGCTTGGCCGCAAATACAGCTAACCAAATTACAACCACCATTTTTCTCCACCGGTTTGTGGCACTTTGGACAGGATTTTGTATGAACAGTTATCCAATTAACAGTTTCTGATTCATCTCGACACTTCTTTTCCCAGAGCTCCCACATCAAACACGAACAGGGGGAGTGTGCTTCTGACAagcatttaaaacaaaattgttcaCCACATGAACATTCTACCTCACACAAGTCATCATCACCCCCAACACGAATTGCATTCCCACAATGTGGCGTGCTCGGACACCATTTAACTTTGTTATTGTCTTCGATGTAGGATTCAAGAAGAAAGCGTGCATACTTTTCTGCCATATCAGGGTGCTTTCTACCAAGTAAAGTTCTTACAACAGCTTCATCACAAATCGAATTGCATTTGTGAGCCATGCATCTGATGCGTTTACTTTGACCCTCGTTTACCTTGACAAAGAAATGCTGTGTCCAACCTGTAAAAATAGACGGCCAaagttaatgtaattttttccAGTCATGTGGATGTAAAAAAAGGCAGATCATTaccaatcaaaaaaataaataaataagccATGCCATCCGGCTAACGCTTGAAAACCTTGATAAGTTATATGAATCTTCTTATGTTAACTACTAAGATGACATTATGTTACAATAGAGTAAGACACACACAGCTATAGCAAGACCCACCACTATTTATGTACGGTCCATTGATTTTGTGGTTTCCTCTCTCACAAGATGGCGTATTGTCATGTTAGCGGGTAACATTAAGAATTCAATTGTAATTTTTACcgatgaaattttgaagaaaaataaaacaaaggcaGGAGTGacagaataaaaaaacaaacactaaCATGTATTGCAAAAGCAGTGACCACAGTCCATTCTTGTTGCTTCATCACTGGGAATGTCGTCCATGCAGATTTCACACATAACAATAGCACTATCCAGCGAGCCAGAGTCATGATATTCATCAACACTAACACCAGCCTGAGCAAACATAAATGCCTTCCCTTTTTCTACATaaacttcaaacaatttttcCACATCCCAACGATGATAAATAAGCATTATGCGTGCATGTTCTTGTCTTACAGAAAGCATGTCCATCACTCTGCGCAAGTCCTCCTTCTGTGCAACTATCAGTGATTCCTTCGTAATCACCTGCAAGTGTCAAAACAGTTCAGCAGAAAACAGTCAGTGCAGAGAAAGGACACAATCAATTCAACTTCacataaaaaagtaataaatataatattaaccaTTAGAAGCTGGATCACCATAGGTTATAAAACACAAAAGTTACAACCACAGTATTAGGAGCTTCTCAATTGTAATAAAACAgaaacatttcaatttcaaattccttcaaTAAAACcatacaataacaacaacaaacgATCCTTTTCCCACTAAGTGAGGATCGtctacatggatcaaacaacGTCGTACTACTCTATCATATACACCAATAAAACATATAACCATAGattatatataaacacaaaagAAGTTACAATCACTAAAATAGGAGATTCTcaattgtaataaaaaataaacatttaaatcTCAAATTCCTTGAATAAATTCAGCTagaataaaccatcaatttagtctctaaaccATCACTGTCACTTCAATTTAGACTCTAAACTAAGTAAATATAACATGAAGCCCCGTCAATTTCATATACTTGGGGCTAAATTGACAGATTCTCATATAGTTTAGGGATTAAATTGACCGATTTTCACCAAAAAACGATGATACAAAACAATCcagaaattcaacaaaaaaattaaccgAATCAATTCCAAAGCTCCAAACTTTTCATCAACCCTCTTTCTCTCTTAATATAACACACTTCATCATTAACATAACatcaataaatacaaaaaaaaaaaatcacaaacaacaacgataacattaaaaaaaaataatagtcacaaaaacataaaatcacATGTAAATAAATcatcgacaaaaaaaaaaaaggtttgaatGAAAATGGAAAGGTTAAAGTAACAAACCTGAGCAGCGGGAGCAATAGAAGAGGGCAACTGAATAGAATCGTCGGCGTTTTCGTAGAATTCACCGACGGAATCTTCTTCTTCGACGTCTTGATCGGAGTATTGATAATCTTCATCGGTGGAAGCGTAATCGTCGTCCATCGAATTGAATAGTGAATTGAGAAGAAGAAGGTGGGTTAGggtttatattaattatttggaTTGGATCGAGGGGGTGTGATCGGTAAAAGGAAAGAACGAAAATTCCGACGAGAAAAGTGAAGGGAAGGTTATTACCTTACcacacacacacaacacaacacatacTCTCTCCCTTTTGCTTTGCTTTCTTTCTTATGCTTAacacaataataacaataatatttatatatcaaaaatattatCACTAAGTAATCAAAACAATTAATtcacaaaataatatattataatgattaatcctttaaaaatatgataaataattgtCTTCTTTAGggtatatttttatgataaataattGTCTTCTTTGATTTAGGgtattatttttcttacatTATTTGTTAAGCTGGATGCTGGATTCGAACCTCGTTCCATTTGTGTGTTAATTTCTATGATTATTTAAGATTAATTCTAtctataaaaaatgataatgataaGAGAAGTGGAAAGGTTTTTGTTCCATAATGCTTAAAAGGTTATCGTAGTCCACCTAAACTTCTAACCCAAACTCCCATTTTGGTCTATCAATCATTCTTAGGTAcatttgacccgacttttttttttcaacttctctacattttttagAAGAATGTAgatcaaacacaatatcaattaaatacttactaaaaaatgtacttttttaagagtgcataaaattgaattgaataagcTTTGgttaaaagttgttgaatgctactttagAACTACTTGTTAGTAATAAACTATACATATCTTTTTGACAAgacatattgtaacaaactaaacttttttttttttcttattaaaataaaactatacctatctttttcaatgacaccaacaatgtaacaaatataatatcatgtaatataaattcttatctttttgaatgacatGAAAAATATAGTATTCTTATAACCAAATTTGATACGGGGGAAATGAAAAAACCAACTATTagattcaaagttttgtacaatattttgctaaacaacttttaacttaaaaataaatgtaaaactaaaaataataaagtaacCAGACAAATTTTACTTCTTTCTCAAAACCcttaattttaactttgttgtaaagtagcttttaaaccctaaaaaaaatcaggtCAAACGATGCTTTAGTCTGCTTCACAAGTCAATAGATGCAAGGCATAAAATATACTTAGACCTTATTATTACACCGAGCAAATCCTCGTATTCCCTCGATTTGTAACGCCTCATCGCATATATTCAAAGCACAATGTTTGATGGTTACAAACTCCACCATCTATACTTGTCGATCTAAGGGTTCTTCAACATTTACTTTGAGTATCTCAGGTTCCTCACTTATAAAAGATGACTTTTAATGTCCTCCGAGGTACAATTCATTCACCTTAAAACTCTTTTATTTGGCTCTTATACTAACTTGAGTGTCATAATATCTTTTGAAAGTACCCCACCATTTGAACTTCTAACTCAAGCTCGTCGAACACCGTTCTTCTAATCACCGTAGATCAAATTCTATTTTTCTTCCTAAAAGGATGAGATGATTGGGATTTTTTTAGAAAGTTTTGTTAAATTCTTATAGGCTTaaagtttttaagaaaaaaaataagattttatttttgagttttttatagaatattttaaaatattttagtttaatttgtacttaattttaatataaaaaatgtagTTTAGCTGGTAACTCTATGAATATTGGTATGCAGAGGTTTAAACCTCAAATTTTCcacttcttcatatttttagtGTGTGAGACTATCCACTAAACTActtcaccataaaaaaaatataagaaaactaTTTTTACCCATGTATGTAACAATGTGTTGCTAGATTGTTTAATGAATTTAAGAATACACGACTTTTTACTACCAAAACCAAAAGACATGAGTTTCATAgtaggaaaaaattaaaattacatgacatgttatcaaaacaaaagtaattttttgatgtagtgacaaatgacaacttgCGGAGGCAGTTATGAATAGAATAGACAtatgtttcaaaatacatgaaGAATTGTGGAATTGATTCCTTTTTTCCTCTTAGAAACAACATGGCATATCTTTATAGTTAAATTCAACATGTTTGTGTTCTCTTTTTGTTAAAGTAAGGTATTTCTGGTGAGATCCTTTTTATTCTCTGGGCTACATTGTTGAGATCTATTTAAAGAGGTAACATCATTTGACCTACATTTTTTCCTATGTACGGATCATGCAATGAATTCTAAATCAATGGTTGCATTACATGTTTGTGATTTCTTAACACCACATGATAGTGAAGAATTTAAAAtctataaatatacaaaaatatcttaataAGTTGATATTGTCCCATAATAATACTTCTACTAAAcaccaaaaacaataatataataataatacttctactatttttttgggattagtttttttaatactaACAAAGGATGGAATCCAAATCTCTCAATGATGGTTTTAAAGTAAATGGCCAAATATAATAAAGaagagattaatttttatatatgggcaatgtaaaacttttttaaatattgataCAATAAAATCATGACAAATATTTGTAGATATATTTAAGGAATTAACTTTAAAAAGTGAGGGAATAACACCTCGTGGCTCCAAGTCTTCTTTCAAACATCCATGCAAATGGAGAACGATGACCTCAGACCGATGACACGGATTGGCCAATGAGCTCTCGCATCCCGATGTGTTGTCAATATGACTTTTACGAAGCTAAATTTTGCTGCTTTGAGTTAGACTCGTTGGGTGGGACATTCAGCGTGATACCAAACATAATAAAACTTTTCCATATAGCAATTTGAACATATTTTCACTTAGTTTTCAACAAACTAGAACTAGAATTGCTACTTTGCTACATCAGTATAcctaaaattaacaattaaGACAATAGCATACCTCCTTCAGAGTAAATGGGTCAAATTGTAGCAAAgtaaagtatttaaaattagtaACAAAATTTCATACATACTGT harbors:
- the LOC25492703 gene encoding probable E3 ubiquitin-protein ligase ARI1 isoform X1 is translated as MDDDYASTDEDYQYSDQDVEEEDSVGEFYENADDSIQLPSSIAPAAQVITKESLIVAQKEDLRRVMDMLSVRQEHARIMLIYHRWDVEKLFEVYVEKGKAFMFAQAGVSVDEYHDSGSLDSAIVMCEICMDDIPSDEATRMDCGHCFCNTCWTQHFFVKVNEGQSKRIRCMAHKCNSICDEAVVRTLLGRKHPDMAEKYARFLLESYIEDNNKVKWCPSTPHCGNAIRVGGDDDLCEVECSCGEQFCFKCLSEAHSPCSCLMWELWEKKCRDESETVNWITVHTKSCPKCHKPVEKNGGCNLVSCICGQAFCWLCGGATGRDHTWSSIAGHSCGRYKEQEKSAERAKRDLYRYMHYHNRYKAHTDSFKLESKLKDIIQGKISITEEKHSGRKKTELNDYSWVNNGLLRLFRSRRVLSYSYAFAFYMFGDELFKEQMSEAEREMKQNLFEDQQQQLEANVEKLSKILEEPFDTFKYAKLMEIRMQIITLSALIDDLCKKMYECIDNDLLDSINLGSVHSIAPYKSKGIEKASELPVCWSNKADNTGVTAELNQSEESGCSSRKRARKEGGFFDLNLPAEVVDRN
- the LOC25492703 gene encoding probable E3 ubiquitin-protein ligase ARI1 isoform X2, producing the protein MDDDYASTDEDYQYSDQDVEEEDSVGEFYENADDSIQLPSSIAPAAQVITKESLIVAQKEDLRRVMDMLSVRQEHARIMLIYHRWDVEKLFEVYVEKGKAFMFAQAGVSVDEYHDSGSLDSAIVMCEICMDDIPSDEATRMDCGHCFCNTCWTQHFFVKVNEGQSKRIRCMAHKCNSICDEAVVRTLLGRKHPDMAEKYARFLLESYIEDNNKVKWCPSTPHCGNAIRVGGDDDLCEVECSCGEQFCFKCLSEAHSPCSCLMWELWEKKCRDESETVNWITVHTKSCPKCHKPVEKNGGCNLVSCICGQAFCWLCGGATGRDHTWSSIAGHSCGRYKEQEKSAERAKRDLYRYMHYHNRYKAHTDSFKLESKLKDIIQGKISITEEKHSGRKKTELNDYSWVNNGLLRLFRSRRVLSYSYAFAFYMFGDELFKEQMSEAEREMKQNLFEDQQQQLEANVEKLSKILEEPFDTFKYAKLMEIRMQIITLSALIDDLCKKMYECIDNDLLDSINLGSVHSIAPYKSKGIEKASELPVCWSNKADNTV